In one window of Maribacter sp. BPC-D8 DNA:
- a CDS encoding toxin-antitoxin system YwqK family antitoxin, whose amino-acid sequence MKNILPLLFLVFTTQITAQKDTLYFDADWHRTEKANAAFFRPLPLEKEGELYHVKDYYINGKPQMDGYWSNLEDETLEGKIQWYHKNGQLTESRQYANGKLNGESLVYSQNGFLRAKGTYKNNEGWEGTFIHPCCFNGYIPIYKEGKRVGQQMYYEDSDQLAQKKTQQNDSISITRYFDKKGKEIGKNRYVNGNIKEGMLATFFINNEDDAIGLEGYMHFENGKMKGEYATFLSDGTLFSKVEYKDDKPFAGTVFNYTSLQNYTNGKLEGEEIGYSRKKVEVTRGINKDGEHWNGQFVDYYENSISSYKEGSLEGKQTSFYSDNLEQVKAYDHILNNDKNDESAYYLKDGKELAKGIYKDHKPWNGTFYDQYNLLFSSFKDGKKHGIFAQYNSNGEILEQQEYENDLLTGIVKSKGYREQICECIYKKGEPYSGEVCEAYSVTQYEKGSTIKIENYERNYENDSIVFTDETSYENGIISAQTVVDEDKTYAIIFKDGLPYNGVHYISYTKEMTTYKNGIKEGVFIEQDEDNRDLSVGGFHKNNERHGSIEFYEKDLEKKTTCIYKKGKPIKGTVIHDHTFTTYKNGLKQGIEKEITQTEIEEVIGRQAEYDKGIILTESYPHLKNPKGEIAKGVYKNGKPYNGDFFKFEPILASFTHYENGEISGAQYVGFNDYQSLTVVDSMQYKSGRPYQGRFMEHTEDRLHFHEYQNGKLARTIVTKDDLNQKIRNTVIYSDTGFTVAERDSDLVMFRGTYLNEEHTKAKVEMYSDVDVSAGTLEFYNNKITAIDINFHEARYDINYALVDGKLVITLKKEGILLKAYPKLTHIEKITYKNFLNPEELFVDGEVIMDTYIDNKHIATGIIKDRDMFDGVHIRYDKESTTYSYYKYNKGERFTWQDEVTKEQLLKLFTKE is encoded by the coding sequence ATGAAAAACATACTCCCCCTACTCTTTCTTGTTTTTACTACCCAAATAACTGCACAAAAAGACACCCTCTATTTTGACGCAGATTGGCATAGAACAGAAAAAGCAAATGCAGCATTTTTTAGACCTTTACCACTAGAAAAAGAGGGTGAATTGTATCATGTAAAAGATTATTACATAAATGGCAAGCCACAAATGGATGGGTATTGGTCAAATTTAGAAGATGAAACTCTAGAGGGAAAAATTCAATGGTATCATAAAAATGGTCAGCTTACAGAAAGCAGGCAGTACGCTAATGGCAAGCTCAACGGAGAATCATTAGTCTACTCCCAAAACGGATTCTTAAGAGCCAAGGGAACGTATAAAAATAATGAAGGTTGGGAAGGTACTTTCATTCACCCTTGTTGCTTTAATGGTTACATACCTATTTATAAAGAAGGGAAGCGTGTTGGTCAGCAAATGTACTATGAAGACTCCGATCAACTTGCTCAAAAAAAGACACAGCAGAATGACAGTATAAGCATAACCAGGTATTTCGATAAAAAAGGAAAGGAAATAGGCAAAAACCGTTATGTAAATGGCAATATTAAAGAGGGCATGTTAGCCACATTCTTTATAAATAATGAAGATGATGCCATAGGTTTAGAAGGTTACATGCATTTTGAAAATGGTAAAATGAAAGGTGAGTATGCTACTTTTTTAAGTGACGGAACATTGTTTTCAAAAGTTGAATATAAAGATGATAAACCATTTGCTGGTACCGTTTTCAATTATACCAGTTTACAAAACTATACCAACGGAAAATTAGAAGGCGAGGAAATAGGCTACTCAAGAAAAAAAGTAGAAGTCACTAGGGGTATAAATAAAGATGGAGAACATTGGAACGGTCAGTTCGTAGATTATTATGAAAACAGCATATCAAGCTACAAAGAAGGTAGCTTAGAAGGCAAACAAACTTCATTTTATTCTGATAATTTGGAACAAGTAAAGGCATACGACCATATTCTAAATAACGATAAAAACGATGAGAGTGCTTATTATTTAAAGGATGGCAAAGAATTGGCAAAAGGAATATACAAAGACCACAAACCTTGGAACGGAACGTTCTATGATCAATACAATTTACTTTTTTCTTCATTTAAAGATGGAAAGAAACATGGCATATTTGCCCAATACAATAGTAATGGCGAAATCTTAGAACAACAAGAATACGAAAATGACCTGCTTACAGGTATAGTAAAAAGCAAAGGATATAGAGAGCAGATTTGCGAATGTATTTATAAAAAAGGAGAACCCTATTCAGGTGAGGTTTGCGAGGCATATTCCGTAACTCAATATGAGAAAGGGAGCACTATTAAAATAGAAAATTACGAGCGGAATTATGAAAATGACAGCATCGTTTTTACCGATGAAACTTCATACGAAAACGGAATTATTAGTGCGCAGACTGTAGTTGATGAAGATAAAACCTACGCCATAATTTTTAAAGATGGTCTACCGTACAATGGGGTTCACTACATATCGTATACTAAAGAAATGACTACCTATAAAAACGGAATAAAAGAAGGTGTTTTTATTGAGCAAGATGAAGATAATAGAGATTTGAGTGTAGGTGGTTTTCATAAGAATAATGAACGCCACGGATCAATAGAATTTTATGAAAAAGACTTAGAAAAGAAAACCACTTGCATCTATAAAAAAGGGAAACCTATAAAGGGTACGGTTATACATGACCATACGTTTACAACCTACAAAAACGGTCTAAAACAGGGTATTGAAAAAGAAATCACTCAAACCGAAATCGAAGAAGTAATAGGAAGGCAAGCAGAATACGATAAGGGAATTATTTTAACAGAGTCATATCCTCACTTAAAAAATCCAAAAGGAGAAATTGCCAAAGGTGTGTACAAAAACGGTAAACCATATAATGGTGATTTTTTTAAATTCGAACCTATACTAGCCTCATTTACTCATTATGAAAACGGTGAAATATCTGGAGCGCAATATGTAGGTTTTAATGACTATCAGTCCCTTACGGTTGTAGATTCTATGCAATATAAATCTGGCAGACCGTACCAGGGCAGGTTTATGGAGCATACAGAAGACAGGTTGCATTTTCACGAATACCAAAACGGGAAACTTGCTAGAACCATAGTAACAAAAGATGATCTAAATCAAAAAATAAGAAATACAGTAATCTATTCAGATACCGGTTTTACTGTTGCTGAAAGAGATTCAGACTTAGTGATGTTCAGAGGTACCTATCTGAATGAAGAACACACGAAAGCGAAAGTAGAAATGTATTCTGATGTTGATGTATCTGCCGGTACCTTAGAATTTTACAATAATAAAATAACTGCAATCGATATTAATTTTCATGAAGCACGTTACGATATTAATTATGCCTTAGTAGATGGTAAATTGGTGATAACCTTAAAGAAAGAAGGTATTTTATTAAAAGCATATCCTAAACTAACCCATATAGAGAAAATCACGTATAAGAATTTTTTAAACCCAGAGGAGTTATTTGTTGATGGAGAAGTGATTATGGATACTTATATAGATAACAAGCATATTGCAACAGGCATCATTAAAGACAGAGATATGTTTGATGGTGTTCATATACGTTATGATAAAGAAAGTACTACATATAGCTATTATAAATACAATAAAGGAGAGCGTTTCACTTGGCAAGATGAAGTAACTAAAGAACAGCTTTTAAAGTTATTTACTAAAGAGTAA
- a CDS encoding tetratricopeptide repeat protein — protein sequence MKKIFILLSFLLTSNYIHSQTLNEKIYETTCECFNTTENLDRLTSESCYDKSVSQYETEIRELIDEGSEISIQEQAESLGYKIKSESFEYLIFNCEVYFNYMVDVKEKAFVNFKSSITLEKIDSINELILKKRTLELLWERGNYLFVNGELERAEKDYLECLDINPNYYPASFFLGWLNERKGNYDKAIELYENLLDSTDMKAVKINLAIVKQKLKNRSKDN from the coding sequence ATGAAAAAGATTTTTATACTATTAAGTTTTCTATTGACCTCTAATTACATTCATAGTCAAACCCTGAATGAAAAAATTTATGAAACCACTTGTGAATGTTTTAATACTACTGAAAATTTAGATCGACTTACTTCTGAATCTTGTTATGACAAAAGCGTATCACAATACGAGACAGAAATCAGGGAATTGATTGATGAAGGTTCTGAAATTTCTATACAAGAGCAGGCAGAATCTCTTGGCTATAAAATAAAGTCTGAATCTTTTGAATATTTAATTTTCAACTGTGAAGTATATTTTAATTACATGGTTGACGTTAAAGAAAAGGCATTTGTTAATTTTAAATCTTCTATTACTTTAGAAAAAATAGATTCCATAAATGAATTAATTCTAAAAAAAAGAACACTAGAATTATTATGGGAAAGAGGGAACTATTTATTCGTAAATGGTGAATTAGAAAGAGCAGAAAAAGACTACTTAGAATGCCTTGATATTAACCCCAACTATTATCCAGCTAGTTTTTTTTTAGGTTGGCTTAATGAAAGAAAAGGCAATTATGACAAAGCGATTGAACTGTATGAAAATCTATTGGATAGTACTGATATGAAAGCAGTAAAAATAAATTTAGCAATTGTTAAACAAAAATTAAAAAATAGAAGTAAAGATAATTGA
- a CDS encoding toxin-antitoxin system YwqK family antitoxin: MKKTIYIIGLIALSIISVVVYDSMGHESKSYHENGKLKNIGELKDSKKIGEWKWYYNTGELQYIGSYENGNEQGEWKEYYDNGKLKKILNYSKGIITGRASNYYENGQLKLIGDYDKYGIKTGKWEFYHYNGMFMRTSIYKNGKGYKNGKLTYYKDNGKLDRIEYFADKLKTGEWQYFDANGKLYSTKKYYKGLLISKEFYSKDGTIRKTINHFNGKKVNWDSADELNKIAWNIYENESDSELLLEAITLIKRSIELDKNYYNTDTYAALLYKTGNYKQALDLANESLALGKTNEASDLDTSYTTDLIKKIKTKLNK, translated from the coding sequence ATGAAAAAAACAATCTACATAATTGGTTTAATTGCTTTATCTATAATTTCTGTTGTCGTTTACGATTCTATGGGTCATGAATCTAAGAGTTATCATGAAAATGGTAAATTAAAAAATATAGGAGAATTAAAAGATTCAAAAAAAATAGGAGAATGGAAATGGTACTATAATACCGGAGAATTACAATATATAGGTAGTTATGAAAATGGTAATGAACAAGGCGAATGGAAAGAGTATTATGACAATGGTAAACTTAAGAAAATTTTAAATTATTCTAAAGGAATTATAACAGGGCGTGCATCTAATTATTATGAAAATGGTCAACTGAAATTAATTGGCGATTATGATAAATATGGAATAAAAACCGGCAAGTGGGAGTTTTACCATTATAATGGAATGTTCATGAGAACTAGTATTTATAAAAATGGTAAAGGCTATAAAAATGGCAAACTAACGTATTATAAAGACAATGGAAAGTTAGATCGAATTGAATACTTCGCCGATAAATTAAAGACAGGAGAATGGCAATATTTTGATGCAAACGGAAAACTATATTCAACAAAAAAATATTATAAAGGCTTACTTATTAGTAAAGAATTCTATTCTAAAGACGGAACAATAAGAAAAACTATTAACCATTTTAATGGTAAAAAAGTAAACTGGGATTCTGCCGATGAACTGAACAAAATTGCTTGGAATATTTATGAAAATGAAAGCGATAGCGAACTTCTTTTAGAAGCTATTACTTTAATTAAGAGATCTATAGAACTTGATAAAAACTATTATAACACAGATACCTATGCTGCTTTATTATACAAAACAGGTAATTACAAGCAAGCATTAGATTTAGCAAATGAATCTTTAGCCTTAGGTAAAACTAATGAAGCCAGCGATCTTGACACAAGCTATACAACCGATTTGATAAAAAAAATCAAAACTAAATTAAATAAATAG
- a CDS encoding toxin-antitoxin system YwqK family antitoxin, translating into MRNYKIVLLLHVFLVVTNLTAQKDTLYFNSRWNKTDKNNAAFFRLVPLEKEGNLFKVKDYYINGNLQMQGYWSNLEKETLHGNVTWYFEDGTKSIESEYKNGILEGANTIYKKGGQVSSKGIYKNNEAYSGSFIVYRLLQTYANGMLNGEEISYAENGKIATRGVNKNGKRFNGEFTNTQTEKTTYKDGKNDGFTTSYYDLNFIQKKQSYAISNGIKEGEEVSFHEDGKEKSRGINKAGMLYNGSFYNEYMRTIASYKDGGFHGPLTTFNEKGKIISIREYVNGKVSGRVMSTGLFENKICECVYQNEKPFNGKECKGYDVYEYVDGQLVKLTSYNSENEDEKIEIQFFQDKEKTKKIVNLNGETYELLYKQGKAYSGQDYDRISGSLTTFKNGAKEGPFKINKKYKGYIASGNFKQEVYDGKIEFENLESKTSTFCTYQNGKPIDGTAIYKDTIVSYKNGLKHGLETPMSAYGAYNSPFDSISRNYKEGKLHGQIQYFEESELIAEGLYQNNKPFTGVFYEYPGGTSYTRNTYNEGAQLKEEYIAQKFKAIYEYKDNKLQQGKFYYNEELIAEGLYKNEIPFEGSFATLEKIDKNYFPEKYTLTSYKKGEKNGGETVVNFNENSIEEITQYKNGKILSSAIFLPFKDKASLEGTYKNNMPFSGDFLTTLAINLPDTDTKSSYQSVSHYENGRKSGMEYFTTMGSNMQVVLDSVSYKDGKPFQGNLLEIYNSDTLQHHYEEGNLVQTNIYTRGLSKKPDAIVKYTAKGYTTTNERPSRDMTSYSSEVIYTNTDPSEGTAIITGNGNEIGRFSFSKKGISDASFSFKEYGTNVTIESISLNKINLVFDLENMRIKFESTLKPMSNIKPSDVQDWLRLFYFGDGPASFYLDGEETATATCIYKEGREYNGITANINENGSYNYNLYKKGELVKQQKNITKEQLVQLIQTKN; encoded by the coding sequence ATGAGAAATTATAAAATAGTACTCTTACTACACGTATTCTTAGTAGTTACAAACCTTACTGCCCAAAAAGACACCCTCTATTTTAATTCTCGATGGAATAAAACAGACAAAAACAATGCTGCCTTTTTTCGTCTTGTGCCCTTAGAAAAGGAAGGTAATTTATTTAAGGTGAAAGACTATTATATAAATGGTAATCTGCAAATGCAGGGTTATTGGTCTAATTTAGAGAAAGAGACCCTACACGGCAATGTTACTTGGTACTTTGAAGACGGAACAAAGTCTATAGAATCAGAATACAAAAATGGCATTTTAGAAGGTGCGAATACTATTTATAAAAAAGGAGGTCAGGTAAGTTCTAAAGGTATTTACAAGAACAATGAGGCTTACTCGGGTAGTTTTATTGTGTATCGTCTATTACAAACCTACGCCAATGGCATGTTGAATGGCGAAGAAATTAGCTATGCTGAAAATGGTAAAATAGCCACTAGAGGGGTCAATAAAAACGGCAAACGATTTAACGGAGAATTCACCAATACCCAAACGGAAAAAACCACATATAAAGATGGTAAAAATGACGGATTTACAACATCTTACTATGATTTAAATTTTATTCAAAAAAAGCAATCTTATGCTATTAGTAACGGCATAAAAGAAGGCGAAGAAGTTTCCTTTCACGAAGATGGCAAAGAAAAATCTAGAGGCATCAATAAAGCGGGAATGTTATATAATGGTTCATTTTACAATGAATATATGCGTACAATCGCCTCTTATAAAGATGGTGGTTTTCATGGTCCGCTAACTACATTCAATGAAAAGGGAAAAATAATTTCGATACGTGAATATGTTAATGGCAAGGTTTCAGGTAGGGTAATGAGTACAGGGCTTTTTGAGAATAAAATATGTGAGTGTGTATATCAAAATGAAAAACCATTTAATGGCAAAGAATGCAAAGGTTATGACGTTTATGAGTATGTAGATGGTCAATTAGTAAAGTTAACCTCTTACAATTCTGAAAATGAAGATGAAAAAATAGAAATTCAGTTTTTTCAAGACAAAGAGAAAACTAAAAAAATCGTCAACTTAAACGGAGAAACATACGAGTTACTTTATAAACAAGGCAAGGCGTATTCTGGGCAAGATTACGATCGTATATCGGGTAGCCTAACCACTTTTAAAAATGGTGCAAAAGAAGGTCCTTTTAAAATTAATAAAAAATATAAGGGGTATATCGCATCTGGTAATTTTAAACAAGAGGTTTACGACGGAAAAATAGAATTCGAGAATTTAGAAAGTAAGACAAGTACATTCTGTACGTACCAAAATGGAAAACCAATTGATGGCACCGCAATTTACAAAGACACCATTGTATCTTATAAAAACGGACTTAAACATGGGTTAGAAACCCCTATGAGTGCTTATGGAGCTTATAATTCACCTTTTGATAGTATTAGCAGAAACTATAAAGAAGGTAAGCTACATGGACAAATACAATATTTTGAAGAAAGTGAATTAATAGCTGAAGGATTGTACCAAAACAACAAACCTTTTACGGGCGTATTTTATGAATACCCAGGCGGAACCAGTTATACACGCAACACCTATAACGAAGGCGCACAATTAAAAGAGGAATATATTGCTCAGAAATTTAAGGCTATCTACGAGTACAAAGACAATAAACTTCAACAAGGAAAATTCTATTATAATGAGGAGTTAATTGCTGAGGGTTTATACAAAAATGAGATTCCTTTTGAAGGTAGTTTTGCCACACTAGAAAAAATAGACAAAAATTATTTCCCTGAGAAATACACTCTTACGAGCTATAAAAAAGGTGAGAAAAATGGGGGTGAAACTGTAGTTAATTTTAACGAAAATTCAATAGAAGAAATAACCCAATATAAAAATGGAAAAATCTTAAGTAGCGCTATTTTCCTTCCTTTTAAAGACAAAGCTAGTCTCGAAGGCACCTATAAAAATAACATGCCTTTTTCGGGAGATTTTTTAACGACCCTAGCTATTAACCTACCAGATACAGATACCAAAAGTAGCTACCAATCTGTAAGTCATTATGAAAATGGTCGAAAATCTGGCATGGAATACTTTACTACCATGGGATCTAATATGCAGGTTGTTTTAGATAGTGTAAGCTATAAAGACGGAAAACCATTTCAAGGCAACCTACTTGAAATATACAACAGCGATACCCTACAACACCATTATGAAGAAGGAAATTTAGTGCAGACTAATATTTATACAAGGGGGCTTAGCAAAAAACCAGATGCTATAGTTAAGTATACAGCCAAAGGCTATACGACAACAAATGAAAGACCTTCTAGAGACATGACAAGCTATTCTAGCGAAGTAATTTACACAAATACCGACCCTAGTGAAGGAACTGCAATTATTACTGGTAATGGGAATGAAATAGGTAGATTTTCATTCTCAAAAAAAGGAATTTCTGATGCTTCATTTTCGTTTAAGGAATATGGCACAAACGTTACCATAGAAAGTATTTCTTTGAATAAAATAAATCTCGTTTTTGACTTAGAAAATATGCGCATTAAGTTTGAAAGCACACTTAAACCTATGAGTAATATAAAACCTAGTGATGTTCAAGATTGGTTACGGTTATTTTATTTTGGTGATGGTCCGGCAAGTTTTTATTTAGATGGTGAAGAAACAGCCACTGCTACATGTATTTATAAAGAGGGTCGAGAGTATAACGGTATTACCGCTAACATAAACGAAAATGGCAGCTATAACTATAACTTGTATAAGAAAGGCGAATTGGTCAAACAACAAAAAAATATAACCAAAGAGCAATTAGTACAACTAATTCAAACCAAGAATTAA
- a CDS encoding DKNYY domain-containing protein → MNLRDPHTFKVISEFITIDKFGVYLQNKLIPNSDGLSFKLLDGGYAVDNNQVYYIPTNFYTVLKGADKETFEIINSGFVSYAKDKNQVYCNEHSIERADPSSFKILDSLNGYSRDNKHIFHFYGEMKDTDVNSFQLLKYDLAKDNKSIFYRGLPIKEVDYESFKMIEGNSSYDGEDKNNYYRSGGGAHDDGSLGIFKK, encoded by the coding sequence ATGAATCTGAGGGACCCACATACTTTTAAGGTTATTAGTGAATTTATAACGATAGATAAATTCGGGGTTTATCTTCAAAATAAACTAATACCTAATAGTGATGGTTTAAGTTTTAAATTACTTGATGGTGGGTATGCTGTAGATAATAATCAAGTATATTATATTCCCACTAATTTTTATACCGTTTTAAAAGGGGCTGATAAAGAAACATTTGAAATCATAAATTCTGGTTTTGTTTCTTATGCAAAAGATAAAAATCAGGTGTATTGTAATGAGCATAGTATTGAAAGAGCCGACCCCTCTTCATTTAAAATACTTGATAGTTTAAATGGATATTCAAGAGATAACAAACATATTTTTCATTTTTATGGAGAAATGAAAGATACAGATGTAAATTCTTTTCAACTTTTAAAATATGACTTAGCAAAAGACAACAAATCTATTTTCTATCGAGGTCTACCAATTAAAGAAGTTGATTATGAATCCTTTAAAATGATTGAAGGCAATTCAAGCTATGATGGCGAAGACAAAAACAATTATTATAGATCTGGTGGCGGTGCGCATGATGATGGTAGTTTAGGAATTTTCAAAAAATAA
- a CDS encoding sterol desaturase family protein, translated as MIEKLNNPILFWGILIVANILMYLCTIAISYTWSKVYNHKTLALTKHDLYNSIIVVAINILVAIPGYFLFKNGNIQFTTADNFLLDFALLFFAFDLVMYLLHLVSHFVWPFKKFHDTHHSHEYFNAISLYVMAPTESILFGLLLTACALFIQLNLYSFLVFIFLNWALGVIGHLNTNATKQPMLFGNHVFHKTHHQHGNSNFGFYTVIWDKIFGTYFKN; from the coding sequence ATGATAGAAAAATTAAATAACCCTATTCTGTTCTGGGGCATTTTAATTGTAGCAAATATTCTCATGTATTTATGTACAATTGCAATAAGCTATACCTGGTCTAAAGTCTACAACCATAAAACATTAGCGCTTACAAAGCATGATTTATACAATAGCATTATTGTTGTAGCAATTAATATTTTAGTAGCTATACCAGGTTATTTCTTATTTAAAAATGGAAATATTCAATTTACCACGGCTGACAATTTTTTACTAGATTTTGCATTATTGTTTTTCGCTTTCGATTTGGTGATGTATCTACTTCATTTAGTATCTCACTTTGTATGGCCTTTTAAAAAATTTCATGATACGCATCATTCGCATGAATATTTTAACGCAATCAGTTTATATGTAATGGCACCAACAGAATCTATACTTTTCGGCTTGCTTTTAACCGCTTGTGCACTATTCATACAACTTAATTTGTACAGCTTTTTGGTATTTATCTTTCTAAACTGGGCGTTGGGAGTAATTGGGCATTTAAATACCAATGCTACAAAGCAACCCATGTTATTTGGTAATCATGTTTTTCATAAAACCCACCACCAACATGGTAATAGTAATTTTGGGTTTTATACAGTAATCTGGGATAAAATCTTTGGCACGTATTTTAAGAATTAA